One genomic window of Aethina tumida isolate Nest 87 chromosome 3, icAetTumi1.1, whole genome shotgun sequence includes the following:
- the LOC109598761 gene encoding protein AAR2 homolog — MDQQTALKLFEEGGVFVFLNVPEGTVFGIDMKSWNTGEKFRGVKMIPPGIHYIFYSAANDSGDVAPRTGFFHNFRQSEMLVKKWDEKLEGMSEEPVSEEEIVRLKDNIKSLDGFLGPYPYNIHERWKTLSSNMNESLIKRLTPLNGQISSALELQSPTDAERPRGIKKDIKNSEPVPGTSMSDNSSSSTKRMKLSDNPEDAFLPKLKVKDGTELRLTKFPERNYPEGSSPSEITRHSLDSSYVLDFMVSKYSNPMDLIGELEFAYICFLVGHSLEAFDHWKKLFVLFCSCEVGLKKHRKLYDAFIDVIDVQIKEVPEEFLADIVTNNNIIYVKLRNLFRTIQGSEIDGQLKSKTERFQQSLTQSFYWDFEHLESEDEDEAPVIIHM, encoded by the exons ATGGACCAACAAACGGCGCTAAAGTTGTTTGAAGAAGGCGGCGTCTTCGTTTTCTTAAACGTGCCAGAAGGAACGGTTTTTGGCATCGATATGAAATCGTGGAACACCGGTGAAAAATTTCGTGGAGTAAAAATGATACCTCCAGGAATTCATTATATATTCTACAGCGCTGCAAATGATTCTGGCGACGTCGCCCCCAGAACTGGATTCTTTCATAATTTCAGACAGTCAGAGATGCTTGTAAAGAAATGGGATGAAAAACTAGAGGGAATGAGTGAAGAGCCAGTCTCTGAGGAAGAAATTGTTAGACTTAAAGATAACATTAAGTCTTTGGATGGTTTCCTAGGGCCATATCCTTATAATATTCATGAAAGATGGAAAACTCTGTCTTCAAATATGAATG aaagtttGATTAAAAGACTGACACCCTTAAATGGACAAATCAGTTCAGCTCTTGAACTTCAATCACCCACTGATGCTGAGAGACCAAGAGGCATTAAGaaggatataaaaaattcagaacCAGTACCAGGCACTAGTATGTCTGATAATAGTAGTAGTTCTACAAAGAGAATGAAATTATCTGATAATCCTGAAGATGcatttttaccaaaattaaaGGTAAAAGATGGGACAGAACTGAGATTAACGAAATTTCCCGAGAGAAATTATCCTGAAGGATCATCACCATCTGAAATAACACGacattcattagattcatcaTATGTGTTGGATTTTATGGTTTCTAAATACTCaaa tccCATGGATCTGATTGGCGAATTGGAATTTGCCTACATATGCTTTCTGGTTGGACACAGTTTAGAAGCATTTGAtcattggaaaaaattatttgtacttttttgtTCATGTGAAGTTGGTTTAAAAAAGCATAGGAAATTGTATGATGCTTTTATTGATGTTATTGATGTACAAATTAAAGAAGTTCCAGAAGAGTTTTTGGCGGACAtagttacaaataataatattatttatgttaagttaagaaatttatttagaactaTTCAAGGTTCAGAAATTGATGGTCAACTAAAATCTAAAACTGAGAGGTTTCAGCAAAGCCTAACACAATCTTTTTATTGGGATTTTGAACACCTGGAATCCGAGGACGAAGATGAAGCCCCTGTGATTATTCATATGtga
- the LOC109598759 gene encoding dnaJ homolog subfamily A member 1, whose translation MVKETKFYDILGVKPGCTGDDLKKAYRKLALKYHPDKNPNEGERFKLISQAYEVLSDPEKKRIYDMGGEQALKEGGGGGGFHSPMDLFEMFFSGGMGGSRGRRRERRGKDVIHQLSITLEELYKGTVRKLALQKNVICDKCEGRGGKKGAVETCPTCRGTGMHVQVQQLRPGMLQQIQSMCPECRGSGERINPKDRCKQCNGKKVIRDRKILEVHVDKGMSDGQKIFFNGEGDQEPELEPGDIIILLDEKEHPVFKRSGNDLLIRMDIELIEALCGFQKVIRTLDDRDLLITTLPGEVIKNGEVKCVLNEGMPQYKNPFEKGRLIIQFMVQFPKTIPPENIELLEKALPPRTEVMIPDQAEECTLVDFNPEEESRRRNQRNAYDEDDELHGPGQRVQCATT comes from the exons ATGGTGAAAGAGACCAAGTTCTACGACATCTTGGGGGTGAAACCCGGATGCACCGGTGACGATTTGAAAAAAGCCTACCGAAAGCTGGCTTTAAAATACCATCCGGATAAAAATCCCAACGAGGGCGAACGCTTCAAGTTGATCTCCCAAGCCTACGAGGTGCTGTCCGATCCCGAGAAGAAGCGCATCTACGACATGGGTGGCGAGCAGGCCCTCAAAGAAGGAGGCGGCGGTGGAGGCTTCCATAGTCCCATGGATTTGTTTGAGATGTTCTTTAGCGGCGGTATGGGAGGCTCCAGAGGCAGGAGGAGAGAACGTCGAGGCAAAGATGTGATTCACCAACTCAGTATTACATTAGAGGAATTGTATAAGGGTACGGTTAGGAAATTAGCTCTTCAGAAGAATGTTATCTGTGATAAATGCGAGGGCAGAGGCGGAAAAAAGGGCGCTGTTGAGACTTGTCCCACTTGCCGAGGAACTGGAATGCATGTGCAAGTACAACAACTAAGGCCAG gcaTGCTCCAACAAATTCAGTCTATGTGCCCAGAATGCAGAGGATCGGGAGAACGCATAAATCCTAAAGATCGTTGCAAGCAATGCAACggtaaaaaagttattagggACCGGAAAATTCTAGAGGTTCACGTAGACAAAGGTATGTCCGACGGTCAGAAGATCTTTTTCAACGGCGAAGGCGACCAGGAACCGGAATTGGAACCCGGAGACATCATCATCCTGTTGGACGAAAAGGAACATCCGGTGTTCAAACGTTCTGGAAACGATCTGTTGATCCGTATGGACATTGAACTTATCGAAGCGTTGTGCGGTTTCCAGAAAGTCATCAGGACATTGGACGACCGCGATCTGTTGATCACCACACTGCCGGGCGAGGTAATCAAGAATGGCGAAGTCAAGTGTGTACTGAACGAAGGCATGCCCCAATACAAAAATCCATTCGAGAAGGGACGTCTGATTATCCAATTCATGGTACAATTCCCCAAGACCATTCCACCAGAAAACATTGAACTGTTAGAAAAAGCACTGCCGCCGAGAACTGAAGTGATGATCCCCGATCAGGCGGAAGAATGTACTTTAGTAGATTTCAATCCCGAAGAGGAGAGCAGAAGACGGAACCAGAGGAATGCGTACGATGAAGACGACGAACTTCATGGGCCCGGACAACGTGTGCAATGTGCCACTAcgtaa
- the LOC109598753 gene encoding probable insulin-like peptide 7, which translates to MKFPVSTIATLWLLLDITDGAMPDRELDLIFRDRSKTDWQNAWHKEKHARCRERLIGHLYWACEKDIYKLTRRTDPTFKNYFMESDELNYPWLIPSKAKSLLQFKRGIKRSGSSITSECCMSTGCTWEEYAEYCPNNKRHTLYSSY; encoded by the exons atgaaGTTTCCGGTTTCCACGATAGCCACGTTGTGGCTATTGCTCGACATCACGGATGGGGCTATGCCCGACAGGGAGTTGGATCTTATTTTTAGAGACag ATCCAAAACGGATTGGCAAAACGCATGGCATAAAGAGAAACACGCACGATGTCGAGAAAGATTAATAGGACATTTGTATTGGGCATGTGAAAAGGACATTTACAAACTTACACGAAGAACCGACCCgacctttaaaaattattttatggagtCAGATGAAT taaattatCCATGGTTGATTCCCAGCAAAGCAAAAAGCTTGTTGCAGTTCAAAAGAGGAATTAAACGATCGGGATCGTCGATAACATCGGAATGTTGCATGTCTACGGGCTGCACTTGGGAGGAATATGCAGAATATTGTCCGAATAATAAACGACACACATTATAcagttcttattaa
- the LOC109598756 gene encoding muscle-specific protein 20-like yields the protein MPGPSRPLWQVAGKRDPEQEREAQAWIEQVIGERFPPVPYEIALRDGIILCKLMNRLAPGIISKINTSGGDYKMMDNLSQFQKACVRYGVPDVDLFQTTDLWDQKNIALVTQNIFAIGRTAYKHPEWRGPWLGPRPSEENRREFSEAQLRASEGIIGLQAGQNKGATQAGQNFGASRKIILGK from the exons ATGCCAGGACCATCCAGACCACTGTGGCAG GTTGCCGGTAAACGCGACCCAGAACAGGAAAGGGAAGCACAAGCTTGGATCGAGCAGGTGATTGGCGAAAGATTCCCACCCGTTCCATATGAAATCGCCCTCAGAGACGGTATCATTCTCTGCAAGCTGATGAATCGCCTAGCGCCCGGCATAATCTCCAAAATCAACACATCCGGCGGCGACTACAAAATGATGGACAACCTCAGCCA GTTCCAGAAGGCGTGCGTGAGATATGGCGTTCCTGACGTCGACCTGTTCCAGACTACAGACTTGTGGGACCAGAAAAACATCGCCCTGGTGACCCAGAACATTTTTGCCATCGGACGTACCGCCTACAAACACCCCGAATGGAGAGGTCCCTGGTTGGGTCCCAGACCATCTGAGGAGAATCGCCGTGAATTTTCGGAGGCGCAACTTAGGGCCAGCGAAGGCATCATCGGCCTTCAAGCCGGACAAAACAAAGGCGCCACTCAGGCCGGTCAAAATTTCGGTGCCTCtaggaaaattattttgggAAAGTAA
- the LOC109598742 gene encoding putative beta-carotene-binding protein — protein sequence MLRTSLLVCAVFHSVYGIIDIQPKYISTCKIKNNPDFANCSTISVQGLFNEIPKGIPEIGLEPLDPLKVDKIKILQGGGGPVTVNASLTNVTVVGFGNTKVVHNTVDNKTYDFHTKLHLPRLRIDGEYELLGRILVIPLRGKGTCWFDAKNLDIYAKSDVNLIEHDGFHFFNVRAVHVKFSIGGLKLHMGNLFDGIKALEESTNAYLNANWRPVAESLNPILSKTIEDIMIDILKKVFDNIPANFWISDLK from the exons ATGTTGCGGACTAGTTTGTTAGTTTGTGCCGTCTTCCATTCGGTCTATGggattatagacattcaac CAAAATACATAAGTACttgtaaaattaagaacaaTCCAGATTTCGCAAATTGTTCGACAATTTCAGTACAGGGATTGTTCAATGAAATTCCAAAAGGGATACCAGAAATCGGACTGGAACCCCTGGATCCTCTGAaggttgataaaattaaa ATTTTACAAGGAGGAGGTGGTCCCGTAACAGTAAATGCCTCGCTAACAAATGTGACAGTGGTAGGATTCGGCAACACAAAAGTTGTACATAACACAGTTGACAACAAAACATATGACTTCCATACGAAACTGCACCTTCCCAGACTGCGAATCGATGGAGAATACGAACTTTTGGGAAGAATTTTGGTCATACCGCTCAGGGGCAAGGGTACCTGTTGGTTCGATGCAA AGAATTTGGACATCTACGCAAAAAGTGACGTCAACCTCATCGAACATGATGGCTTCCATTTCTTCAACGTGAGAGCGGTCCACGTGAAATTCAGTATTGGAGGTCTGAAATTGCACATGGGCAACCTATTCGACGGGATCAAGGCTTTAG AGGAATCAACGAACGCCTATCTCAATGCGAATTGGAGACCAGTAGCTGAGTCACTGAATCCGATCCTGTCCAAGACCATCGAGGATATTATGATTGACATATTGAAGAAGGTCTTCGATAACATACCAGCCAATTTTTGGATTTCGGATCTAAAGTGA
- the LOC109598757 gene encoding muscle-specific protein 20, with amino-acid sequence MSKRNKELESEVLNWIFAVLGEPVPKGEFEDILKDGVVLCNLANKLSPGSVKKIQTKGTNFQLMENIQRFQAAAKAYGLPQEEIFQTADLFERRNIPQVALSLYALGRITQKHPEYNGPSLGPKMADENKRTFTEEQLRAHEGELNLQMGYNKGASQSGHGGFGNTRHM; translated from the exons ATGTcc AAACGTAACAAGGAACTGGAAAGCGAAGTCCTGAACTGGATTTTCGCCGTTTTGGGCGAACCGGTGCCAAAGGGCGAGTTCGAGGACATCTTAAAGGATGGCGTGGTTCTGTGCAACCTGGCCAACAAATTGTCACCGGGATCTGTAAAGAAGATCCAGACCAAGGGCACCAATTTCCAGCTTATGGAGAACATTCAGAGGTTCCAGGCCGCCGCCAAAGCCTACGGCTTGCCTCAAGAAGAAATCTTCCAGACTGCCGATTTATTCGAAAGAAGGAACATTCCACAG gtgGCTTTGTCCTTGTATGCGTTGGGCCGCATTACACAAAAACATCCGGAGTACAACGGACCCAGTCTAGGACCAAAGATGGCTGACGAAAACAAGAGGACCTTCACTGAGGAGCAGTTGAGGGCTCATGAAGGTGAATTGAACCTCCAAATGGGTTACAACAAGGGCGCATCTCAATCCGGACATGGTGGTTTCGGAAATACCCGTCATATGTAA